Proteins encoded by one window of Lactobacillus paragasseri:
- a CDS encoding LysR family transcriptional regulator has protein sequence MEINKLKTFVELASTLSFSKTAANLFINQSSVSKQIKSLERELNCELFIRAKRQIRMTEYAKILFPAAQKIIKLNDQALSDLRNCLQDRDDKIIIGVLPTFWNYSFFDQISNFKRQNPNLRIIIKEGEINYLTNLFQQGKLDFAFVRTTYGYKSDFEEFTVDHESFCACLNSEHPLATKKSLKLADLKNENFVFYSGEEMLYHTVFDLCRESGFEPQFSFASHNIKSILNLVKNNEGISILMHAPKKMKDVA, from the coding sequence ATGGAAATTAATAAATTAAAAACTTTTGTAGAATTGGCTTCTACTTTGAGTTTTTCAAAAACTGCAGCAAATTTGTTTATAAACCAAAGTAGTGTGTCAAAACAAATTAAATCACTTGAAAGAGAACTGAACTGTGAACTATTTATCAGGGCAAAGCGTCAAATAAGAATGACGGAGTACGCCAAAATTCTTTTTCCAGCTGCTCAAAAAATAATCAAATTGAACGATCAAGCTTTGTCTGATTTGAGAAACTGTCTTCAGGATCGGGACGATAAGATTATTATTGGTGTTTTACCGACTTTTTGGAATTATTCTTTTTTTGATCAAATAAGTAACTTTAAAAGACAGAACCCAAATTTAAGAATAATTATTAAAGAAGGTGAAATAAACTATTTAACAAATTTATTCCAGCAGGGTAAATTGGATTTTGCTTTTGTAAGAACTACGTATGGCTATAAATCCGATTTTGAGGAATTTACAGTTGATCATGAATCTTTCTGTGCTTGTCTAAATTCTGAACATCCTTTAGCTACAAAAAAATCTTTAAAACTAGCTGATTTAAAGAATGAAAACTTTGTCTTCTATTCAGGTGAAGAAATGTTATATCACACGGTATTTGACCTTTGCCGAGAAAGTGGGTTTGAGCCTCAATTTTCTTTTGCCAGCCACAACATAAAATCGATCTTAAATCTAGTTAAGAATAATGAAGGAATTAGTATTCTCATGCATGCTCCTAAAAAAATGAAAGATGTAGCTTAG